From the genome of Hippocampus zosterae strain Florida chromosome 8, ASM2543408v3, whole genome shotgun sequence:
cggcggtggtggtgggcaGTGCCTGCGACGGCAACGACGTCTGCGGCGGCGTGTCCCCGGGGGGGCGGTCCCTGGCGACCGTCAAGTCCACCGCGCGGCCGGGCATCTGCAGCCAAGCCGAGGCCTGACGCAGACTCACGCCCGCCTCCAGGGGGCGCCCGTTGATGGCCAGGATCTGATCCAGCAGCTGCAGGCGCCCGTCCCTGCCCGCGCACACACAAGGCCATCAAAACGCGACGGACGAATTTCAAGCACTTGGCCGCACGAGTCTCGACCAAtgccggcatttttttttccctggtgtGAAAATTCGACCTGTCAGCGACGCCTCCGGGCTGGATGTGTTGGACGAAGACATCGGGACCGCCGCTTCCCGGGTGGAGGCCCGCCACGCTGAAGCCCAGACCGCCCGACGCCGGACGCGTCAGATGCACGCGCTCCGTTGGTCGACCCTGATGTtgggtaaaaaacaaaatcaaacgcgcacacacacacacacacacacacacacacacacacacacacaccaaacaagGCAGGCGAGGATGGAAGCGCGCCCGCGCACGATTTGCGCTCATCACTTGACCACATTGAGGGTCGGCGCGGTACTCACCGCAGCCGCAGTCGCGATCCACCGGCGAAGGCGGTCAGGCGACGGAGGGGCCTCGAGGACGAGGGCGGCCGAGTCGTCGGCGGGCGCGGCCGAGGACGGGGGCGAGGCGTGGCCGGCCGCGGACGCGCCGTTCGGCCCGAAGCCCGAGCGCCGGCTGCCCTCCGGAAGCGGCGGACTTAACTGGAGAGGCGGGAAGGAGGACAGCTCGCCGTGAGGCCACAAAGGCGGACGCTTGCGACTCAAGTCGCCGTTCGCTCCCGAGAGAGCGCAAATGCCATCCATCCGTTCCGCCCCCATTTGGTCTGCAGGACAACGCACTTGCGCAAAACACGCAGTCGCGATGTGGTCAAAAcggaaattttggggggggtcccACTTTGAATCCATCCTTttccttggccaccagggggcagcatAGGGAAGGTGGACGGCCCAACtcctcacagaggataaagaagacaAGCACTCAAGAAGTTGCTTGGACTCAGTGAGTGCGTTGCGGCGCGGCAAGTGCTCAAATCACGCCAACGGATTCAACTCCAGCCTCACTTGTAACCACAAATTCAACTCGGGGCTCGTGCAAATGCACCGTCACTTGCGCAGACGAACGCAAACACTCGCATTCACTCGTCAACAAAGACAAACTCCCTTACATGCACACATACTCGCCAACACCCAAACACACAAGCTTTcgcgtgtgcgcgcacacaaagtgcgcatgtaaaaaaaaaaatcaatgccttCCCTACAGGTAATGTACGAATGACCTTTCCTCTCACTTTGTGTCGtcgggcgggaggggggggggcggcgaacGAGCGTCCAGGCGACCGAGCCGTTTGTCAAAGCGGGACGGCGGGTATTAAAGTGTGATTGATCGGCGCCGGGGAGGCCAACCATAAATAAAGCGGCGCCGACGCCTTCATAGAATTACGGTACATGGAGtcgccgccacccgccgcgaccTTGGCGCCACTTACAATATGAAGCCCGCCATTATCTTAATTTGGAGCCGCCGTTGTTTATCGGCGAGGTCCAGCGTGGCGCCCAGGACGGAAACGGGACGCGCGCCTCATCCAACGGGCGCACGCCTCCAACACGGTCAAGTGACATCACGTCTCGCGTGTAGCAAGCTAACGGACATGCTAACCGTGAAGCCGCCTATCTGCCTCGAGAGAAGAGTGAGTTGGGTTTTGGGGAGATGCGggccatctttttcttttcgctTTGAATGGCGCTGTACGTGTTTGACGGCGGTGAACTCGCTTCAAGTCAACCGCATTGCTCTGCTCTCATGAGTCACTTCAGCTTCATGCTAGCAAGGCTAAacgcgcacacagacacgcacaatcaaacacacgcacgcacagacacacgtcGCGCGTACGATGGTGTCGACGTCGCGCGTACCTGCTCCTCGAGGTGGGCGACGGCGCGCTGCAAAGCGAGCACGTGCGCAAAGAGCGGGCTGTCCAAGGTCTCCCGGAGCGCCGCCACGCGGGCCACGTGGCCCCgccactcctcctcctcggtcAGCTTGGCCCGCAGACGCTcgagggccgccgccgcccgccgacACTCGTCGGGCGGCACCGTCCCGGCGGGCGACGGCCGAACCGGACCCGGGCCGGCCTCGTCCGGCATCCCGCGTGGCTCTGCAAGAACAGACGCTCGATTCATCCGCAGCAAAGCAATGACTTTGAAAACGACAGAAACGCATCCTCAAAGCAACGTCGAGGCCACTCGGTTCTCTCCAGAGCTCCTGAAAAGAGACTTTATCTTACATCGACAAAATATTCCCCAAAGGTGAATGGGGGTAGTTGGAAAGCAGTTGAGGGTGcgccccgcctgctgcccgacgaCGGCCGGAGTCGTCGCCGGCGCGCCCGCGAGGCTCGAGGAGGAGAGGCGACTCGGACAACGGATGGAGGGACCATGCGCCGACTTGGACGGGAGGTCGAGTTGCAAGACTTTAATTGAGTGATTTCTTGACGCCCCACAAGAGGGAGCCAAAGGCAGTCCTCGTACCGCAGGTTGAGAATGGCTGATTCGACTGTTAGCATGACGGAATGCGATGACCTTCACTTAATCCCGCCCTCGCAGCAACCATCTCCGCCCATGACTTGCGAGATGGACCGGCTGGCTGAAGAGCTTCCACTTTCAAGCAACGAGCACCGGGGAAGCCAAGGGCGGTGCTGCGTTGAGCTGTGAATCGACCGCATGCAGCCCAGTGTCGTGTGGATGTGAGACTTCTTTGAAATTTGTCTCCGGCACCggccttaatttatttttggacGATATTGTCAATGGGCAGCAGAGTTAGGTCGCTACTTGAGAAAAAAACCTGCAAATGCAATCTTTTGAAAGACTTTTTGGATACACTTACGTATCTAGTAATTGAGCGataagacacacaaaaaagaggACATGAACTCGGCTAACTTCAAATGTGAACCTCATCCCGTTGAAACGTGAACTTGACACTTAGCACCTTCAAATGTCACACGTCACTTTGTGAATTCTACCAGATGAAAACATACCACGTTAGCTTTATCACTTTAAAAGGTGAAATGAAGAAGCTTCCGGATGGCGATTTAAAACTCTTGACGTCTGAGGCAGGCCTGGCCACAGCCACTGCCAAACAAAGCGCACGCGCACAGGTCGACTCACCTACACGGAAGCGAATTGGGAAGGTCGATGGGGGCGGGGCCGAGAGTCCAACAAAGCAAACAATTTGATGGTCCTCTTCGTCGATAGTTTACCGTAACGAATAGCGAACATTGGAATGTGTCTGTTGACACGCAGAGTTTTCGATGGGCGGGGTCACCGTCATCGCAGCAACAGGTGCTTGAACACGAGATGAACAAaaactcacacacaaaaaagacagTACAAACGAATAAAGTCATCCACTGATGTGAAcgcgggaaagaaaaaaagtttctgtCGTCTCACAACTTTGTCAGCTAGCTGCTAGCATTCGAACTACCTGACCTGAacgccacccccccacccccgccccaccaaaaaaaagtctcgttTCGTGTTTTTCCCAAGCGGAATAGACACTCGCGCAACGTGGCCATCGAGACAAGAGCGAAGAGAAGCTATGAGTTCTTTCAGAAGCTTTGGTCTCGAAAGTGACGCGAAACTCACTTGAAGCGGTTTCACTTGGACGACAGGATCGCCGCGAATGCTGCCTTCACCTGCTGTGGGAAACACCGCCGCTCTTCTCAATACACTACACGGCAACGCCAACACGCGCGTCGATATCTTTCCCCGTTTCAATGGAGAGCTTCAGCATTTACCTCACAACGAACTCGAAGAGCCACGCGGCGGCACGTTTGCTTGAAATGTTGCCAGCGAAAAGGATAACGCTGATTTTGTGACGTCCTTACCGCCACCAACCCCACCCGGCAGCCGAGAAGGTGGCGCCTGGTGACGTCACAGCCGCCGCCATGTCGCGGTGTTGTTTGCGTGCCGGCTCGGGaacgatgttgttgtttttgttgtgttgggGGTCTTTTCGGTGGACGGTTGTCGCGGCGGAggtcgcggaggaggtgggCAGCTGCCATAACCTGAGACTCGGACAATATCCTTCCCTTGGTTCACTTTACTCGTCTCGGAGGTGGACGAGTCGATTTCATGCTAAGGTCGAGCTAGCACATCGCTTAGCCGTCACCTGCGAGCAgcccaaaaagcaaaataaaaaaaaaacatgtcgcgGTGCCAAAGTGTGACATTGCGTCATCCATTGCCAGCCTTTGACACTGGACACGAGATAATTCGGTAATAAAAGTAGACCTGGGCTGAATTCAACTCATAGCCGGTTTCCCTGCGACTGCACTGGGGGTAAAATACGTAGTCGTGGGACACGGAGCCTCAGGCTCGGATGCGAGCGTCAGCCTTAAGTCgtgttgaggatttttttctcttgagcTGTAACCAATAATCTTGTTGATAATATATTCAtctgtcaaaacatttttttgggggggggcatgtgaatagaattaaaaaaaaaatcgacatccatccatttattccaaaacaggaaatgatttAAACATGCACAAACGTACATGGATGATGATTTAGTTCCTGGAATTTCTCCACTGCGAGAATAATaaagcttatcttatcttattttaatcTCTGTCCTAAAATGATCTGATGCTTGTTCTCCCAAATCAAAGCCGATGGTtgtaaatgacacacacacacacacacaaagcaaaaacagtTTGCTTTCATGGAAGATGACACAAATCGGGGTGGGGGTAAATTCATTTGATAATTGATCCTTTGTCCGGCGGTCGATTCATTGACGCACCTCTAGTCGTGTGATCTCACCTTGAAGGCGACCTAAAATGTGACTTCCCTTGACGGCGCCGCTGACGTATTTGTGTCAGGATCCCAAGATCGACGAGGTGACTCAGGAGCCCCAAAACTGCCGAGACGCCCGCGCCTGGGGTCTGTGCCGCGCCCCCTCGCCGTCTTCGCGACCGGGGAGAGCACGTGCGCGGCCGCACCCTCTCAAGTttccaatgtgtgtgtttgtgtccagTGGAGTGTCTCCCGGCTCCAAACGTCACCTGTCGCCTGTCCAACGGGACGCAATTCCACTTCAGCGGGAAGGAGGTGGGCTTCAATCGCAGCATTCCCTGCCGGAACGTGTGAGTACGGGCTCGAGGCATCGGGGGCTTGGGGTGCCGCCCCCCGCATCCTCGGGGTGTCCCATGAGGCTCTTTGCATCCGGATTCTTTGTCTGATGGATGATTGGGGGAGAAAGCCTTTGGATGTGGCCGTCTGTTGTGCTTTCAGGAGCGGCTACTCGTACAAGGTGGCGGTGGCGTCGTCGCTCTTCCTGGGCTGGCTGGGCGCCGACCGCTTCTACCTGGGCTACCCTGCGCTCGGTACGCGCCCCCCCTCGCTCACAAACGCTCTCACTCGGGCGGAAGGACCGGGCCATTGCCGTTGACTTTGCTTTGTCTTTGCGGCAGGTGTGCTGAAGTTCTGCACGGTGGGCTTCTGCGGCATCGGCACGCTGGTGGACTTCATCCTGGTGGCCATGCAGGTGAGCGGCGGGCCGCGCTCGCCGCCGTCATCCGCTTGCCGAGGCGCCGGCGTAACGGGCGCGCTTGTGCCGTCAGATGGTGGGCCCGTCGGACGGCTCCGACTACATCGTGGACCACTACGGCGCCCGCCTCAGCCGCCTGGCCGTCACCGAGCACACGTACAGGAAGCCGCACCTGGCCCAGTGACCCGGCCCAAAGCCTCCGAGTGGGAAGGGCCAGAGCAAACGGGACGTCGCGCCCACCCGCCGTCGGGGACGGACTTAGTACGGCGCTAGCGGACAAAGACGGCGGCCAGCTGCCTGGTGAAATCCCGGACCGCCGTGCGGGACCATGAGCCGCGCGACACGGTCGCCGCGGTTTATTTGGCCGCTCTGGCGGCGCCGTCCGGCCGTCGCGGTCGACCAGGTCGGTGCCATGTCCCGTTTGCTCTGGCGCTTGAGAAGAGAGCTCTCATCGCGGAGGAGCTTTCTTTTTCTCGGCGTGACTCGGCACGGGAAGGCCGCCGTCGGGATCCGACCCCCGCATCTCTGCCCTTTGGCACTTCATTGACGTAGAATTTGagaatgaaaattatttttcaccGTTTCGCACTCGtccgcattttttttcttcaattaattACAGCAGATAGAATTGCTCAATGCATGTGTTTCAAATGGACTTCATTTTtcctgctgcattttttttacttgattgaTTTCTGCCAATAAAGTACACATGTTGAACTGAAGCGACAAGCCTGGTGTGATGTGCGCCATCCGGCACTCGACGAGGACGTCTCGCTCCCGAGAAGTTGGCAGCAAGCCACCGGCCAACATTCTCTCTGGTTTGCATCCGGGaaaccaaaacacaaatgatgattTGATTGAACGTTTGAGGCACGATGCCCCCGCGCGCCGACAAAAAGACTTTTCTTTGTGGTTGCGAGAGGAACACTCGGGCCTCCTACCTACGCCTACGACGCTCCAACAAGTTCCTATTTGAACCCGGTGCCAAAAATGCGCCACGCCCGAGATGGACGGAGAGCGGCTGGGGATTCCCCAAGCGGCCActgtgaggatgaggagggagaTGAAGATGTCATCAAGTAGCAAAGCGCTGCTCCGCATCAGGTCGGATGGGACTATTCCCAGCATGCTTTGGggctggtggtgatggtgggcgAGGTGACTCCATCATCAAACTTTGAGTCCAAGCTTGCTCGCCTTGAAAGCAGCCTTGAAAAGACAGTCCACCAATCAAAGCGGCATCGACGTGAGCGGAgacaggggaggggggtgggcgcGCACACCCCCATCGACCCCgtctgcactgtgtgtgtgtgtgtgttatcgtTTGAAGTCTTGCTGTGGCGACGCAGCAGATAGACCGGTGTGTGTGTTGGACGCAAAGTGTCTGTCCGGGATAACGCTGAGCTCAGCGCAAACGCAACATTGATCCCTCCTGCAGGACAGCAGCAAAAGAAGGGAGGGGGAAgcaggcgtggggggggggggggggggggggtcctggtCGATGGACACTGCAACGCTGCAATCGGTGTGTCGGCAAGACAGGAGAAGGCCGCAACCGGAGGCGCAGCTTTGATACCATCcggtggcgtgcggtgaggttggTGCTTGGAGGGGCGCCGACTCCTTTGGTGTCACAgctacaaatacatcaaggcaAAACAAATTCATTCCTTTATAATCAATCGGCTATCCATCGaaaacaatttcattcatttagaaaattggctactggttatttcacaTCGCAAATTTGAGCCCGTGGCTTCTCCAGGGGTCAATATTggatgattatttttcttgGACTCATTTATTTCGTGATAAGATTGCCATGAAAACTGTTGCCTCCATTAGAggagcttgccctctcgtcgtgaccaccAAATGCCGTCGTGACCCGACGGCCGTTTGGCCACAAAGCAGGTTGCAATGGATGAGCTCTTTCAAAAGCTCTCGCTTTTTTCTTACCTTGGCATTGCCGTTGCGAACGTTGAGCCTCCGCTGTTCGCTCAATGCCAAATCCACGTTGTCACAAGTTGAGACCAAAAGGCAGGGAGGGAAAACGCTCAAGACGGCTTTTCCACATGAGCGTTCTTTTCGGCTGTAGCGCCCCGTTGGAAAAGTTGTCCGGGCCGccccgtagtttgaagcaaagcTTTTCGCTCCAGTCCAGTTTGGAGAAGTTTTTGTAAGCTTCGATATGtcatccttttcttccattttggcagtccgacgtagcaaattccaaaaaaggatcgcacttgacgCGCCTGGCGCCGCTGCGtagaagaagagcgcaacgtagCTGTTTGCTCACctacgccctcttaattgcgcCAGAGAACTGCCGTATCTGCCGCAACCTCTGCCTTTTCACTGCGCTTtgatttcccatcagcaaatctaaatatgtcaccacaccccccccccctcccattaaACTTTCAAAACCATAAACCGGACTGTGGAAAAGCAGGTCAAATAAAGGTATCTGCAAACATTATGCTGCTGCCGGCTGGCTACGGTGCGCCCTCAAAGCTCTTGTCTTCCAGCCGCGGCCGCCATTCCAGCCAGAGCGGAGACGTTTTGTCCAAACACGCCGTCGGTGCGCCGGAGACGCAAGAGAAATGCCACGCATCCGCTTTTCGAGGTCATCGTAGGCCGCCACATGCTCGATTGACAGCGCTGGGCGTGCTTTCAGACCATTCAGGGACACAAAGgagtttttcagcattttgaagCCCGgacacttttttattcagtccaATTTTGCCTGATCGATAGCAGTCCAAGTATTCAGTCACTCACCGATAGCGATGGACAGATAGCGCTCATACTTTTGCTACATCGACTTTCAATAATCCCAATGACAGATAATGTCTTCCTGACACGCgtcatgatgatgacgatgatgatgatgatgatgattcaccTTCGCAGCGTAGCGCCAACTACAGGCAAGGAGCACTTACTCACGGTCGGATTTGAAGTATCGCCGGCCGGTACCGCCGACCTCAGAGAGCTCGGAATCGGTCCGCTCTCCGATCGGGTCACCGGCGAGgcccttttctttctttggctGCGTCATGGTTGCATATTCGGGCTTCATGTTCCACAGTGGACGACTTAACACCGTGAGTACTCGTGCCGCCTTCCTGTGCGTCACGACGGCGAGCACGCGGTCATCGCGGCCGCGAGAAGCTTGCGTGTGGTTTTTGTGGGCGTTGCGATCAGGAAACCGCGTCAAACCCGTCCCGCGACTTCGCCATGCATCTTCGCATCCGACGATGCGGGTTTTCGGCCTTCCGGCCAGGGAGGCGGGTGGCGAGCGCGAAGGGGGCATTTACGAGCCTGGAATAGCGCCCTGCCGTGGCAAAAAGAAAGATGgggcaaaacaaagaaaacaatggcAACAAAAAGCATCAGATGTGGCAGAATCAAGCGCTTTATTTGCGTGGAATGATGAAGACAAAGGAAAAAGCAAAGGCGTCCAAGCATCTTTGGACCCGTCAAATGTCATCTCgaacacaacaacacaaagaGGAAGAAGTGCTGCGCTAGAaaaggaaaagggggggggggcggggcagcGCGACGAGCGTGCGTACACAAACGTCCTCGCTGCCACCGCACcgcgacgatgacgacgacggcACAAcagcaacatcaacaacaacaacatcaaccagcAGAGCTGTGCAATATAACGGGACGTACGATATCAAAGGTCTCCGTGAAATCGTTTTGGCAGTTGGATCCTCCCCCCGCCACTGCCCGCGATTTGTTTTCCTGCGCTTTGTAACACTGGAAGCGCTGCGTTGTAGCGTTGTAGCGTTGTAGCGTTGTATTTCTTTCAATTCCCAACGGCTGTTTTGCAACCGTCTCcatgccatgtttgatttctcTCTTTGGAGAAGTTGCGCCGTCTGTCTCAGATTTGCAATTGGGtcacaaatggaggaaactgcCAGGAATTTCATTGCACCGCTCCGAGGACAACGCGACGGCACAAATTTCTCACTTTGCGTTTCGCTCACTGCCTCAAAGGCCCGGAAGCTAACGTCAAAGCTAACGCCGGAAACAAAGAGAGGTCAAGTTGGAAGCTAACTTCACAAGCTAACATTGGAGCTAATGTCGGAAGCTTCCTCGACGCTAACACGAAGGGTAACGTCGGAGGCTCATTTTGACGCAAACTTGGGCATCTGACGTCGGAAGCCAAGAGATCTTCCTTTTAACGTCAACGCGCAATGCTAAGCGCCAAAAGGTAACTCCCGAGAGAAAATGAGCCCGTCGTCGCTCACGTTAAAGGTGACGTTGGAAGCGTTGCGGCTAAGAGTGAAACTAACGTCAAAGGTTAACCTGGGAAGCTGAAACTGGAAGCTAACGTTGGGCGCTAACGTCGGAAGCTAGCTCAAGAGCTTGACTTCAGAAGCTAACGCTGAAAGTTAATGTTGGGGAGCTAACGCCGAAAGCTAAGGTGAGAGAACGCAGGCAGCTGGTTTCAGAAGCGCACTTAACGGATCAAACTGCTGTTGGTTTTCCTTCACTCTAAGGACAGAGGTCATAATGTCGGAAGTTGACTTTACAAGCGAATGACACGTGGCGCGCGTGAGTCGGAAGCGATTCATCGCGTGACACGAGGGAGGGAGCTGGACGCACGACGTGGAGGTGTCAACGATTTTCGGGGGTTGCGGTGGATGCGCTCAAGTGCGACCGCGTCACGAAAACGGGAACCGGCGACACAGCCGAGCTGGGTGAGACGATCGTCACAGCAGGTTTTGggtgaggtctttttttttttttttttagggaccgACCCCGAGAAGGCAATGCCGGTCACGTGCTAACTTTGGTTGCCAGGAAGTGCGAGTGTTTGCATCAGCAACGTTGTCTCGGCTCCTCTTGGGAATTCGCCGGATGAGCACAATGGAAGACGACGGTTCTGCGCGGCCTTCCCATGAATCCCGGCGGAATTCCAGGCGGGCCATCCGATTGGCCGACCGTCGGTCCGGCAAAACGGCTGTCTGATCTCGGCCCGCGGGCATGAGTGAGCCCGGCCCGAGCCCCGACCCCCCCCTGGCCTCGCTCCGTGCCTCTCCTCGCCGTCTCCATTGTTCCGATCCAGATTCGCCACGGTCGGCGACGCGGCGCCCAATGCCGTCTCTGCCTGGAACTCCTCTGGGATTCATAAGAATGCCGCCGCATCACGGAGCGAGCGCGGCGCTCCCAATAGGGACCTCCCCCCACCcttcttctttgtatttttcttttttcaggttCCTGCAACAACTGATTGTCATCAACATTGTTTGCCTCGGTTCACATTTTCAGGACGATTGGCTCCACGAGCTGCATTAAGTTCATGAAATGGATCATTTGCTTCTCGAGTCGTCTTCGGCGGCCGCGTTAGCCGTTAGCTCGTCGGACAAATCCGATGGGCTGCGGCGCCGGCTCGCTAAGGGGACCGAGTCAAGTCTGGAGCAAATGGTTAGCTGGTTGTCGTTCGGTTGGCCGGCTAGCGCTGAGCCACGCCGCTCCAGTTAGCGAGAGAAGACGCCGCTCGCTTTTCAGGGCTAATGAGAGCCTAGAGGCTAGGCTCACAGGTGTTCTATCGACAGGTCAAAAGAACCTCTTCTGCGCTGCGTGTTCACGTGAGGTCAGTTGATCAAATATTCCTTCCGCCACCAAGCTGACGTTGGTTAAGGCGCAGCAACGACGACCGCTCTAAGCGGCCACGGGACAGCGCTAGCTTGCTGAGCATTAGCCATTAGCTCAGCCGCCAACTCCAACAACAGAGTTAGCCGGACCACTCCCGGAGCCGCTCGCGCCGACCGTTAGCCATGTTGCTCATCTGACCAAAGTTGGCCAGCTGCCCCGGGGGGAAGTGGGGGGTGGATGAGGTGAAGGTGGACGAGGAGTCCACTGATGGCGAGAGGTGATGAGGTGGAGCTTACGTAAAAGGAAGCGGCCACATCATGTGACTAACTACATCATCACTAACGCTACGACATGCACGTGTTTCATATTGTATACTCATGTACGTATGTATATGTTCATATCTACACATGAGCAGGCGAGCCACACCCCCTGACGCTAAGTGCTTGTATTGGGCCGTGCCTCTTGGAGGGCGGCCAATCGTGGAGGGCCACGCCCCTTCGACATGATCTGGCAAACGCCgggaagaaaagaagggaaaGCGAcgatgtcaagaaaaaaaaaaggccaaaaaacaTGTCGATGCTAAAATTCACCAAAGCGAAAtcaaacatgtacaaaaaaagccccccaaaacaaatatgtacagacatatttttaaaaatgtgtttcaaaaatACAGTCAGCCCTCGCTCTTGGGGGCCTGGACCTGCTGCAAACACCAAATAGTTGGCATATCGCAGATGCTCCTGccgcaaaatggaaaaaaaccctcCGAATTTTGGAGAT
Proteins encoded in this window:
- the tm2d1 gene encoding TM2 domain-containing protein 1; amino-acid sequence: MSRCCLRAGSGTMLLFLLCWGSFRWTVVAAEVAEEVGSCHNLRLGQYLCQDPKIDEVTQEPQNCRDARAWVECLPAPNVTCRLSNGTQFHFSGKEVGFNRSIPCRNVSGYSYKVAVASSLFLGWLGADRFYLGYPALGVLKFCTVGFCGIGTLVDFILVAMQMVGPSDGSDYIVDHYGARLSRLAVTEHTYRKPHLAQ